In a single window of the Osmerus eperlanus chromosome 2, fOsmEpe2.1, whole genome shotgun sequence genome:
- the LOC134008457 gene encoding transcription factor Sox-9-A-like isoform X2, whose product MNLLDPYLKMTDEQEKCLSDAPSPSMSDDSAGSPCPSGSGSDTENTRPSDNHLLCPDGPLGKEEGDKFPVCIRDAVSPVRVNGSSKSKPHVKRPMNAFMVWAQAARRKLADQYPHLHNAELSKTLGKLWRLLNEGEKRPFVEEAERLRVQHKKDHPDYKYQPRRRKSVKNGQSESEDGEQTHISPNAIFKALQQADSPASSMGEVHSPGEHSGQSQGPPTPPTTPKTDLPSGKADLKREGRPMQDGTGRQLNIDFRDVDIGELSSDVISNIEAFDVNEFDQYLPPHGHPGGPSGAQAGYTGSYGISSSSASQAASAAVHGWMSKQQQQQQHSLTTLGAGGDQAQAQGQQRTTQIKTEQLSPSHYSEQQQGSPQHAAYGSFNLQHYSAASYPSITRAQYDYSDHQGGANSYYSHAASQGSGIYSTFSYMSPSQRPMYTPIADPTGVPSVPQTHSPQHWEQQPVYTQLSRP is encoded by the exons ATGAATCTACTCGACCCCTACCTGAAGATGACAGACGAACAGGAGAAGTGTCTCTCTGACGCTCCAAGCCCAAGCATGTCCGACGATTCGGCTGGTTCGCCCTGTCCATCAGGGTCCGGCTCTGACACCGAGAACACCCGGCCGTCAGATAACCATCTTCTGTGCCCAGATGGACCTCtcggaaaggaggagggagacaagtTCCCCGTTTGTATCAGAGATGCGGTCTC GCCAGTCCGCGTAAACGGCTCCAGCAAAAGCAAGCCACATGTCAAGAGACCCATGAATGCTTTTATGGTGTGGGCTCAAGCCGCTCGTAGGAAACTGGCAGACCAATATCCGCATCTTCACAACGCAGAACTCAGCAAAACTCTCGGGAAACTCTGGAG ATTGCTTAACGAAGGAGAGAAGCGTCCATTCGTGGAAGAGGCTGAGCGTTTGCGAGTTCAGCATAAGAAAGACCATCCTGATTATAAGTATCAGCCAAGACGTAGAAAATCAGTCAAGAACGGACAGAGCGAGTCTGAGGACGGGGAGCAAACCCACATCTCTCCCAATGCCATCTTCAAGGCGCTTCAACAGGCTGATTCTCCTGCTTCTAGCATGGGCGAAGTGCATTCCCCTGGCGAACATTCAG GTCAGTCTCAGGGACCGCCAACGCCACCCACCACCCCTAAAACGGACCTTCCCAGTGGCAAAGCCGACCTGAAGAGAGAGGGTCGCCCAATGCAAGATGGCACCGGCCGCCAGCTCAACATCGATTTCAGGGATGTGGATATTGGTGAGCTGAGCAGTGACGTGATCTCCAACATCGAGGCCTTCGACGTCAACGAGTTTGACCAGTACCTGCCCCCGCACGGCCACCCGGGGGGGCCTTCTGGAGCTCAGGCCGGCTACACAGGCAGCTACGGCATCAGCAGCTCCTccgccagccaggcagccagtgcAGCGGTCCACGGCTGGATGtccaagcagcagcagcagcagcagcactctCTGACCACCCTGGGTGCGGGCGGGgatcaggcccaggcccagggccaGCAGAGAACCACCCAGATCAAGACGGAGCAGCTGAGCCCCAGCCACTACAGCGAGCAGCAGCAGGGTTCCCCCCAGCACGCGGCCTACGGCTCCTTCAACCTGCAGCACTACAGCGCCGCCTCCTACCCCTCCATCACCCGGGCGCAGTATGACTATTCAGACCACCAGGGCGGCGCCAACTCCTACTACAGCCACGCCGCCAGCCAGGGCTCCGGCATCTACTCCACCTTCAGCTACATGAGCCCCAGCCAGAGGCCCATGTACACCCCTATCGCTGACCCCACGGGGGTGCCCTCCGTTCCCCAGACCCACAGTCCACAGCACTGGGAGCAgcagcctgtctacacacagCTGTCCAGGCCCTGA
- the LOC134008457 gene encoding transcription factor Sox-9-A-like isoform X1 yields the protein MNLLDPYLKMTDEQEKCLSDAPSPSMSDDSAGSPCPSGSGSDTENTRPSDNHLLCPDGPLGKEEGDKFPVCIRDAVSQVLKGYDWTLVPMPVRVNGSSKSKPHVKRPMNAFMVWAQAARRKLADQYPHLHNAELSKTLGKLWRLLNEGEKRPFVEEAERLRVQHKKDHPDYKYQPRRRKSVKNGQSESEDGEQTHISPNAIFKALQQADSPASSMGEVHSPGEHSGQSQGPPTPPTTPKTDLPSGKADLKREGRPMQDGTGRQLNIDFRDVDIGELSSDVISNIEAFDVNEFDQYLPPHGHPGGPSGAQAGYTGSYGISSSSASQAASAAVHGWMSKQQQQQQHSLTTLGAGGDQAQAQGQQRTTQIKTEQLSPSHYSEQQQGSPQHAAYGSFNLQHYSAASYPSITRAQYDYSDHQGGANSYYSHAASQGSGIYSTFSYMSPSQRPMYTPIADPTGVPSVPQTHSPQHWEQQPVYTQLSRP from the exons ATGAATCTACTCGACCCCTACCTGAAGATGACAGACGAACAGGAGAAGTGTCTCTCTGACGCTCCAAGCCCAAGCATGTCCGACGATTCGGCTGGTTCGCCCTGTCCATCAGGGTCCGGCTCTGACACCGAGAACACCCGGCCGTCAGATAACCATCTTCTGTGCCCAGATGGACCTCtcggaaaggaggagggagacaagtTCCCCGTTTGTATCAGAGATGCGGTCTCGCAGGTGCTAAAGGGCTACGACTGGACCCTGGTGCCCATGCCAGTCCGCGTAAACGGCTCCAGCAAAAGCAAGCCACATGTCAAGAGACCCATGAATGCTTTTATGGTGTGGGCTCAAGCCGCTCGTAGGAAACTGGCAGACCAATATCCGCATCTTCACAACGCAGAACTCAGCAAAACTCTCGGGAAACTCTGGAG ATTGCTTAACGAAGGAGAGAAGCGTCCATTCGTGGAAGAGGCTGAGCGTTTGCGAGTTCAGCATAAGAAAGACCATCCTGATTATAAGTATCAGCCAAGACGTAGAAAATCAGTCAAGAACGGACAGAGCGAGTCTGAGGACGGGGAGCAAACCCACATCTCTCCCAATGCCATCTTCAAGGCGCTTCAACAGGCTGATTCTCCTGCTTCTAGCATGGGCGAAGTGCATTCCCCTGGCGAACATTCAG GTCAGTCTCAGGGACCGCCAACGCCACCCACCACCCCTAAAACGGACCTTCCCAGTGGCAAAGCCGACCTGAAGAGAGAGGGTCGCCCAATGCAAGATGGCACCGGCCGCCAGCTCAACATCGATTTCAGGGATGTGGATATTGGTGAGCTGAGCAGTGACGTGATCTCCAACATCGAGGCCTTCGACGTCAACGAGTTTGACCAGTACCTGCCCCCGCACGGCCACCCGGGGGGGCCTTCTGGAGCTCAGGCCGGCTACACAGGCAGCTACGGCATCAGCAGCTCCTccgccagccaggcagccagtgcAGCGGTCCACGGCTGGATGtccaagcagcagcagcagcagcagcactctCTGACCACCCTGGGTGCGGGCGGGgatcaggcccaggcccagggccaGCAGAGAACCACCCAGATCAAGACGGAGCAGCTGAGCCCCAGCCACTACAGCGAGCAGCAGCAGGGTTCCCCCCAGCACGCGGCCTACGGCTCCTTCAACCTGCAGCACTACAGCGCCGCCTCCTACCCCTCCATCACCCGGGCGCAGTATGACTATTCAGACCACCAGGGCGGCGCCAACTCCTACTACAGCCACGCCGCCAGCCAGGGCTCCGGCATCTACTCCACCTTCAGCTACATGAGCCCCAGCCAGAGGCCCATGTACACCCCTATCGCTGACCCCACGGGGGTGCCCTCCGTTCCCCAGACCCACAGTCCACAGCACTGGGAGCAgcagcctgtctacacacagCTGTCCAGGCCCTGA